The stretch of DNA AGGCCCTTGCCGACGCCATACAGCACGCCGCGGTGAATGCGTTCCAGTTCGGCCGCCTGCTCGGCGCCTTCGGTGTCGGCGTAGCGGCCGGTGTGCAGTTCGATCACCGGCGCGCCGAGGGCGGCGGTGGCGTCCATCTGCGCTTCTTCGGCGTCGATGAACAGGCTGACGCGGATGCCTTCGGCTTGCAGCTGCTTGACCGCGCGCTCGACGGCGTTGAAGTTGCCGGCGACATCGAGGCCGCCTTCGGTGGTGACTTCGGTGCGTTTTTCCGGCACCAGGCAGACATCGGCCGGCTTGATCTGGCAGGCGAAGTCGATCATCTCCTGCGTGACGGCCGCTTCCAGGTTCATGCGGGTGATCAGCTGCGGCGCCAGTGCGATGACGTCGGCGTCCTTGATGTGGCGGCGGTCTTCGCGCAGGTGCAGCGTGATGCAGTCGGCGCCGGCCTGCTCGGCCAGCAGCGCGGCGCGGATCGGGTCCGGGTATTGGGTGCCGCGCGCGTTGCGCAGCGTCGCCACGTGGTCGATGTTCACGCCAAGGTCGATGATGGTGCCGGACGGTTGCAGGAAGCTCATTGTTTTTTCTCTTATAACTGGATTTATAGCTGACTAAGATCGATCAGGATCTGGCGGGTGTTCAACGGCGCGCCATTCAGGTGGTGCGCGACCAGGAAGCGCATCAGCTGCTTGCTTTGGGCTTGCGTGGCGATGTCTTCGTAATTTTCACACTCCATGTCGAGCAGCGTCTTGC from Duganella dendranthematis encodes:
- the pdxJ gene encoding pyridoxine 5'-phosphate synthase codes for the protein MSFLQPSGTIIDLGVNIDHVATLRNARGTQYPDPIRAALLAEQAGADCITLHLREDRRHIKDADVIALAPQLITRMNLEAAVTQEMIDFACQIKPADVCLVPEKRTEVTTEGGLDVAGNFNAVERAVKQLQAEGIRVSLFIDAEEAQMDATAALGAPVIELHTGRYADTEGAEQAAELERIHRGVLYGVGKGLKVNAGHGLHYTNVQAIAAIPEIAELNIGHAIVAHAVFVGWENAVREMKAIMVSTRIGRTL